The Antarcticibacterium flavum genome contains the following window.
CTTTTTCAAAGGGGATATCCTCATAACCTGAAACTGTAAGGCCCCGAAGGACTTCACCGGAACGCGGAATTCCAAAATTTGCAAGATACCCGGCCATAACAGCCATAAATCTATTGGCAAATTTGGGATTATATCCCATTGGCTGTAAAAGATACTTCCAACGATAGGCCCTGGACAGGTGGGAAAGGAGGCCGCAGAGGAGCGATAGTGCTATCCAGCCCGGGTGAGCAGAGGTGATATTTTCCCATAGCTCCAGTCTTTCTTCTGGAGTGGCACTCTTGATAGAGTAATAAATGAAAAATACTCCCAGGAGTAGTGGGAGTATTATTTTCAGGACCTTTTTGGTGGTTCTTTTCAAAAGATCAATTAAGCAAATTATTTTCTTCGTTAGGAAACACAAGTGCAGGTTTAAATGCTTTTGCTTCCTCAATATCCATAATGGCGTATGTGATCAATATTAGGACATCCCCTTTTGCCACTCTTCTTGCGGCAGCGCCATTAAGGGTGATCTCCCCCGAGTTACGTGGTCCCGGGATTGCATAGGTTTCCAGCCTCTCGCCGTTATTGTTGTTGACGATCTGGACCTTTTCCCCTTCAATAATATTCGCAGCGTCCATTAGATCTTCATCGATGGTGATACTGCCAATATAATTAAGATCGGCCCCAGTACATTTAACGCGGTGAATTTTTGATTTTACTACGTGAATCTGCATTTGTATAAATTAGTTATCTAAAGCAATATTATCTATTAAGCGCACATCTCCAGCATAAGCTGCAATAAATGCCCTGTAAGTTGCGCCGGTCTCCTTCTCACTGGTTGTTTTCAGGGAATTGGTATCGGCTATTTCAAAATATTCCAGTTTCAAAGTAGGATGTTCAGCAAATTGAGAAGTCACCCACTCATTGATGTATTTTGCACTTTCTGTGCCAAATTTTTCTTTTACCTTTTTAAGGGTTAGATAAATAAATGAAGCCTCGCGGCGTATTTCGGGACTTAGTCGTTCATTTCTGGAACTCCTTGCAAGTCCGTTCTCCTCCCGGTCTATAGGACATCCAATAATCTCCACCGGCAAATTGGCCTTTTCTGTAAGCTTGCGAATGATTTGTAGTTGCTGGAAATCCTTCTCTCCAAAAAAAGCTTTGTGTGGCTGTACTATCTCAAATAGCTTTTTTACTACTGTTCCCACGCCATTAAAGTGGCCTGACCTGAATTTTCCTTCCATTTCGTGCTCAAGGCCGTCGAAGATAAAAGCCTCTGCTTCCACTTTTTCACCATATAATTCGGTCGCATTGGGAGCAAAAATTATAAGATTTAGATTGAGATCCTTCAGCAATAAAATATCAGATTCCAGGGTGCGGGGATAATTAATAAGGTCCTGCGGATTGTCGAACTGGGTGGGGTTTATAAAAATGCTTATAACCACTGTGTCACAAGCTTTTGCAGCTTGTTTTACCAGCGAGAGATGTCCCTCATGTAAAGCACCCATGGTAGGAACAAACCCAATGGTTTTTCCTTCTTTTTTTAATGCCGAAACTGTGCTTTGTAAGGCGGCTTTCTCTCTAAAAATCTGCATTTTATTATAAAATTAACAGCGTGCAAACTTAAGATATCTCTGGCAAACTGCATAAATTTTTGTAATTTTGCATGTTTTTTATTCGCAAAAGCCAATATATATATGAAAGATAAGAGGATATTGTACGTATCATCTGAAGTTATACCTTACCTGCCCGAAACCGATATATCATCTATGTCTTTTGAAGCCGCTAGAATGGTAAATGGCCTGGGAGGCCAAATCCGGATCTTCATGCCTCGCTATGGGAATATAAATGAAAGACGTCACCAGTTACACGAGGTGATAAGACTCTCGGGGATGAACCTGGTGATAGATGACCTTGACATGCCTCTTATAATAAAAGTAGCATCTATACCCAAAGAAAGGATGCAGGTGTATTTTATTGATAACGAAGATTACTTTAAAAGAAAAGCTACGCTCACAGATGAGGACGGGAATCTTTTTCCAGATAATGATGAGAGGGCAATTTTCTTTGCTAAAGGAGTTATAGAAACCGTTAAGAAACTTAACTGGGCGCCCGATATTATTCACGTTCATGGCTGGCTTTCATCGCTGCTGCCGCTTTACCTGCGCAATTATTACGGGAAAGAACCACTGTTTGCCGATGCAAAAATTGTGACATCGATATACAATCAAAGCTTTGATGAAACGTTAGATGATAACCTGGCCAAAAAGATCCTGTTTGACGGTCTGGAAAATTCTGATGTTAAACACCTTAAGAAGCCTACGTATGTGAATCTCATGAAAACTGCAATTGATAATTCAGATGCCGTTATCATTGGTGGAGATGATATTCCTGAGGAATTAAAAAAATACCTTAACAAAGTGGAAAAACCCGTATTAGATTATAAAACTCCTGAAGAATTCTCCACTGCTTACCAGGAATTTTATAATTCCCACGTTTTATCCCAATAAGTAATTTATACCGAATGATTTTATTGAAAAGATTTCGCTCCATACCGGCGGTAATACTCATGGTATTGGCTTTTATCTCCTGTGATGATGATTTTCACTCTATAGGCGGGGAACTTGTTGGAGGGCAAATTGATGCCCTTCCTAAATATGATGCAGGAGTGGTGGCATATAGCAAGAAGCTTCCACCTGTTCAAACTAATAACCTGCCCTTACACCTCCTGGGAGTTTATAACGGGCCGGTATATGGAAGCCATACAGCTAATGTACTTACCCAGCTTTCCCTTCCATCTGGAAATCCATCTTTTGGCAACCGGCCAAGGCTGGACAGTGTAGTGCTTACCCTACCATATTTTAGCACAAGACTGGAAGCAGACGAGCAGGGAAATAATGTGTACAGGCTGGATTCTGTTTATGGAAATTCCCCTATTAAACTCACAGTTTCCAGGACTAACTATTTCATAAACGATTTTGATCCCGATGCGAATTTCGAGAACAGGCAGCGATATTACTCAGATAAGGGTGCAGTATTTGAAAACTCGATCATTGGGGACCCATTATATGAAAACGATTCATTTGTGCCGTCTACTGCAGAGGTTAGTTTTCGTGAACCTAATCAAACCGGTGTTCTGGATACAGTAACTGTTGCTCCACGGTTAAGGGTGCACCTTCCGCTGGAATTCTTCCAGGAGAATATAATCGATAGAGAGGGTTCTACAGAATTGTTCAATAATAATAACTTCAGGAACTTCATTCGCGGCCTTTACTTTAAGGCAGAGCCGATAAATGATGATGGTACTATGATGTTGCTCAATTTTAGAGATTCAAACGCGGGCATTATCCTTTATTACACTAATACCATTGAAGAGGAAGGGGAGGAAGACGTTTTGGAAGAGAATAGCTTTAAATTAAACTTTGGTCCTAACCTTATCAATACCTATTCCCAGGAGCTTTCACCGCAAATTGAAGCAGGCATCCAGGCATCTAACGAAGAAACAGGAGGTGAACGTCTTTACCTCAAAGGCGGGCAGGGCAGTATGGCGGTCATAGACCTTTTTGATGAGGAAGAGCTGGAAGAACTGAGATCAAGAGATTGGCTTATAAATGAAGCAAATCTTACTTTTTACGTTGACCAGGCTACAGTCCAGGGTGGAAGTACAGAGTCCGAGAATATTTACTTATATGATTTGACAACCAACCAGCCACTCAGTGATTTTTACAGTGGCCGGGATCAAAGTGGAAACTTAATTAGGAATCCTATACATGCACCGGTTCTTGAACGGGATGAGGATGCCAATGGGATATTTTATAAAATTAGGATTACCAGTCATATTCGGGAAATATTAGAAGGAAATACAGATAATGTAAAGCTAGGGTTGGTTGTTACTCAAAACACCGGGTTAATAAACCCTGCTGCGCTAAGAACACCTGTTGGACCTGTTTCACAAGTACCTATTGGTTCAGTTCTTACCCCCAGAGGAACAATATTACATGGGAATTTATCTTCCAACGAGGATAAAAGATTAAAATTCAATATTTATTATACAGATATAAGCAATTAGAAAATATGTGCGGAATTGTTGGTTATATAGGACACAGGGAGGCGTATCCCATCGTTCTTAAAGGATTAAAGCGGTTGGAATACCGGGGATATGATAGTGCCGGGATCGCCCTTTTTGACGGGACAGCCCTAAATCTTTGTAAGACAAAAGGTAAGGTGGCAGATCTTGAGAAGAAATTTGAAGAAACCACTTCTACCTCTGGAAATATAGGAATTGGGCACACACGCTGGGCAACTCACGGGGTGCCGAATGATGTAAACTCTCACCCTCATTACTCAAATTCAGGTAACCTGGTGATCATACATAATGGGATCATCGAGAACTACGACTCTCTAAAGAAAGAACTTTCTAAAAGGGGTTATACATTTGAATCTGATACAGATACAGAGGTGCTCGTAAATCTTATTGAGGATGTTATGGTCAATGAAGAGGTAAAGCTTGGAAAAGCGGTACAAATTGCATTGAACCAAACTGTTGGAGCATATGCTATCACAGTTTTTGATAAAAGAAAACCAAATGAACTGGTAGTTGCCCGCTTGGGTAGCCCACTGGCCATTGGGATTGGGGAAGATGAATATTTCATCGCATCTGATGCTTCACCGTTTATTGAATTTACCAGCAATGCGATCTATCTTGAAGATGGAGAAATGGCGGTGGTAAGAAGAGGAAAGCCTATCAAAGTAAGAAAAATTCACGATGATTCCCTTGTAGATCCTTATGTACAGGAGCTGCAGCTTAACCTGGAACAAATTGAAAAGGGGGGCTATGACCACTTTATGCTTAAGGAGATCTATGAGCAACCAGATGCCATAACCGATACTTACCGCGGTAGAATGCTGGTAGATGAAGGTATTATAAGAATGGCAGGGGTAGATGACAATATTGAAAGAATTGCCAATGCAAAAAGGATCATTATTGTCGCCTGTGGTACTTCCTGGCACGCCGGCCTGGTCTCAGAATATATCTTTGAAGATCTTGCAAGAATACCTGTTGAGGTGGAATACGCTTCAGAATTCAGGTATAGGAATCCGGTGATTTATGAGAATGATGTGGTAATCGCTATTTCTCAAAGTGGTGAAACGGCAGATACTATGGCGGCCATAAAGCTTGCAAAGGAAAAAGGAGCTTTCGTATTTGGAGTTTGTAATGTAGTGGGTTCATCCATTTCCAGGGAAACCAATGCAGGCGCCTATACACACGCAGGGCCCGAGATTGGAGTTGCATCAACCAAAGCTTTTACTACTCAAATTACGGTGCTTACTCTTATCGCTCTAAAACTTGCGAAATACAGGGGAACTATCTCAGATTCTGATTTTAGGTACCATTTGCAGGAGCTGGACAGGATTCCGGCAAAGATCTCCAAAGTACTGGAGGAGAATGAACATGTTAAAATTATTGCTGAAAAGTATAAAGATGCTCCAAACTGTCTTTACCTGGGCAGGGGGTATAATTTCCCCGTTGCGCTTGAAGGTGCTTTAAAACTGAAAGAAATTTCATATATTCATGCTGAAGGTTACCCTGCTGCTGAAATGAAGCACGGGCCAATAGCACTTATCGATGAACAAATGCCTGTGGTGGTGATCGCTACCCGCAAAGGTCATTATGAGAAAGTGGTAAGCAACGTGCAGGAAATAAAATCAAGAAAAGGGAAGATCATTGGTATTGTTACTGAAGGTGATGAGGCCGTAAGAGAACTTGCAGATTATGTAATCGAAGTTCCGGAAACAATGGAATCACTTACCCCATTGTTAACCACTATTCCTTTACAATTATTATCCTATCACATAGCAGTGATGTTAGGCAAGAATGTGGACCAGCCACGTAACCTGGCAAAATCTGTGACAGTAGAATAGTTGTTTTTAAACGAGTTTGAAATGCCCCTTCTATTCCCGGAAGGGGCATTTTTTATAAAACCTTTTGAGAATTGCCCGATATTTCCCTCGAGAATTCAGGAAATTATAGGTTTTACCGCATGTTGGAAGGAACCGGCAGCTTATTTAAAAAAGTTGTGAGTGAGGCTGTTTAATTTTATAAAGAAAAAACTATCTTTGCAGCCGGAAAATGACTTATGGTATATTCTTAAAATTTAGGGATTTATCGTGGTTAAGTTTTAGAAATCTCAATAATAAACATTAAAGGATTATATAATGTCTAAAATCACAGGTAAAGTTGCACAAATTATTGGCCCTGTAGTTGACGTGGTTTTCAACTTGGAAAACGCCGATTTACCAAAAATTTACGATTCCCTGGAAATTACCAGAAAGGATGGTTCTCTTTTAGTTCTTGAGGTACAGTCTCACATTGGGGAGAATACTGTAAGAACAGTATCTATGGATTCTACAGATGGTCTTGCCCGTGGGGTTGAGGTAGTTGCTACCGGTGCTCCTATCCAGATGCCAATAGGCAAGGATGTTTACGGCCGTTTGTTCAACGTGATTGGAGATGCTATTGATGGGATGGAAAATCTTCCTAAAGCAGGTGATGCAGGATTACCAATTCACCGCGAGGCTCCAAAATTTGAAGATCTTTCTGTTTCTACAGAAGTTTTATATACAGGAATTAAAGTTATTGACCTTATCGAGCCTTATGCAAAAGGTGGAAAGATTGGTCTTTTTGGAGGTGCCGGGGTTGGAAAAACCGTACTTATCCAGGAATTGATCAACAATATCGCAAAAGGTCACGGTGGACTTTCAGTATTCGCAGGTGTTGGAGAAAGAACCCGTGAAGGAAATGACCTTCTAAGGGAGATGTTGGAATCTGGGATCATTAAATATGGAGAGGACTTTATGCACTCTATGGAAGAAGGTGGATGGGATCTTTCTAAAGTAGATAAAACTGCCTTAAAAGACTCCAAAGCAACTTTCGTATTTGGACAAATGAATGAGCCACCGGGAGCACGTGCCCGTGTTGCGCTTTCAGGTCTTACCATAGCAGAATACTTCCGTGATGGAGCGGGAGAAGGACAAGGGAAAGACGTACTTTTCTTCGTAGATAACATATTCCGTTTTACACAGGCAGGATCTGAGGTGTCTGCACTTCTTGGACGTATGCCTTCTGCGGTAGGTTACCAGCCAACTCTTGCAACAGAGATGGGTGCGATGCAGGAGCGAATTACTTCTACCAAGAATGGATCTATTACATCTGTACAGGCGGTTTACGTACCTGCAGATGACTTGACAGATCCCGCACCGGCTACAACCTTTGCCCACCTTGATGCTACTACAGTACTTTCACGTAAGATCGCAGAGCTTGGTATCTACCCTGCGGTAGATCCTCTTGATTCTACTTCACGTATCCTTACAAAAGAGATCCTTGGAGCAGATCATTATAACT
Protein-coding sequences here:
- the panD gene encoding aspartate 1-decarboxylase, which codes for MQIHVVKSKIHRVKCTGADLNYIGSITIDEDLMDAANIIEGEKVQIVNNNNGERLETYAIPGPRNSGEITLNGAAARRVAKGDVLILITYAIMDIEEAKAFKPALVFPNEENNLLN
- the panC gene encoding pantoate--beta-alanine ligase, whose amino-acid sequence is MQIFREKAALQSTVSALKKEGKTIGFVPTMGALHEGHLSLVKQAAKACDTVVISIFINPTQFDNPQDLINYPRTLESDILLLKDLNLNLIIFAPNATELYGEKVEAEAFIFDGLEHEMEGKFRSGHFNGVGTVVKKLFEIVQPHKAFFGEKDFQQLQIIRKLTEKANLPVEIIGCPIDREENGLARSSRNERLSPEIRREASFIYLTLKKVKEKFGTESAKYINEWVTSQFAEHPTLKLEYFEIADTNSLKTTSEKETGATYRAFIAAYAGDVRLIDNIALDN
- a CDS encoding glycogen/starch synthase — translated: MKDKRILYVSSEVIPYLPETDISSMSFEAARMVNGLGGQIRIFMPRYGNINERRHQLHEVIRLSGMNLVIDDLDMPLIIKVASIPKERMQVYFIDNEDYFKRKATLTDEDGNLFPDNDERAIFFAKGVIETVKKLNWAPDIIHVHGWLSSLLPLYLRNYYGKEPLFADAKIVTSIYNQSFDETLDDNLAKKILFDGLENSDVKHLKKPTYVNLMKTAIDNSDAVIIGGDDIPEELKKYLNKVEKPVLDYKTPEEFSTAYQEFYNSHVLSQ
- a CDS encoding DUF4270 domain-containing protein, with product MILLKRFRSIPAVILMVLAFISCDDDFHSIGGELVGGQIDALPKYDAGVVAYSKKLPPVQTNNLPLHLLGVYNGPVYGSHTANVLTQLSLPSGNPSFGNRPRLDSVVLTLPYFSTRLEADEQGNNVYRLDSVYGNSPIKLTVSRTNYFINDFDPDANFENRQRYYSDKGAVFENSIIGDPLYENDSFVPSTAEVSFREPNQTGVLDTVTVAPRLRVHLPLEFFQENIIDREGSTELFNNNNFRNFIRGLYFKAEPINDDGTMMLLNFRDSNAGIILYYTNTIEEEGEEDVLEENSFKLNFGPNLINTYSQELSPQIEAGIQASNEETGGERLYLKGGQGSMAVIDLFDEEELEELRSRDWLINEANLTFYVDQATVQGGSTESENIYLYDLTTNQPLSDFYSGRDQSGNLIRNPIHAPVLERDEDANGIFYKIRITSHIREILEGNTDNVKLGLVVTQNTGLINPAALRTPVGPVSQVPIGSVLTPRGTILHGNLSSNEDKRLKFNIYYTDISN
- the glmS gene encoding glutamine--fructose-6-phosphate transaminase (isomerizing) gives rise to the protein MCGIVGYIGHREAYPIVLKGLKRLEYRGYDSAGIALFDGTALNLCKTKGKVADLEKKFEETTSTSGNIGIGHTRWATHGVPNDVNSHPHYSNSGNLVIIHNGIIENYDSLKKELSKRGYTFESDTDTEVLVNLIEDVMVNEEVKLGKAVQIALNQTVGAYAITVFDKRKPNELVVARLGSPLAIGIGEDEYFIASDASPFIEFTSNAIYLEDGEMAVVRRGKPIKVRKIHDDSLVDPYVQELQLNLEQIEKGGYDHFMLKEIYEQPDAITDTYRGRMLVDEGIIRMAGVDDNIERIANAKRIIIVACGTSWHAGLVSEYIFEDLARIPVEVEYASEFRYRNPVIYENDVVIAISQSGETADTMAAIKLAKEKGAFVFGVCNVVGSSISRETNAGAYTHAGPEIGVASTKAFTTQITVLTLIALKLAKYRGTISDSDFRYHLQELDRIPAKISKVLEENEHVKIIAEKYKDAPNCLYLGRGYNFPVALEGALKLKEISYIHAEGYPAAEMKHGPIALIDEQMPVVVIATRKGHYEKVVSNVQEIKSRKGKIIGIVTEGDEAVRELADYVIEVPETMESLTPLLTTIPLQLLSYHIAVMLGKNVDQPRNLAKSVTVE
- the atpD gene encoding F0F1 ATP synthase subunit beta, which gives rise to MSKITGKVAQIIGPVVDVVFNLENADLPKIYDSLEITRKDGSLLVLEVQSHIGENTVRTVSMDSTDGLARGVEVVATGAPIQMPIGKDVYGRLFNVIGDAIDGMENLPKAGDAGLPIHREAPKFEDLSVSTEVLYTGIKVIDLIEPYAKGGKIGLFGGAGVGKTVLIQELINNIAKGHGGLSVFAGVGERTREGNDLLREMLESGIIKYGEDFMHSMEEGGWDLSKVDKTALKDSKATFVFGQMNEPPGARARVALSGLTIAEYFRDGAGEGQGKDVLFFVDNIFRFTQAGSEVSALLGRMPSAVGYQPTLATEMGAMQERITSTKNGSITSVQAVYVPADDLTDPAPATTFAHLDATTVLSRKIAELGIYPAVDPLDSTSRILTKEILGADHYNCAQRVKELLQRYKELQDIIAILGMEELSEEDKLAVSRARRVQRFLSQPFHVAEQFTGLKGVLVDIKETIKGFNMIMDGELDHLPEAAFNLKGTIEEAIEAGEKMLAES